The nucleotide sequence TGCCCCTCTGCCCCTCTGCCCCTCTGCCCCTCTGCCCCTCTGCCCCTCTGCCCCTCTGCCCCTCTGCCCCTCTGCCCTAGCCCCTAATTATGTTTTCCTAACACATCCACAATGACATCTGCATCTAAAACCAGCAACTTTTTGCCATCAGAATTCATTATCTGACCTTTGAGGCACAAGCTTAGCACCTGCATCTGCGGCAGTGCGATCGTTGGAGGTGGCTGGATTTGAGATTCGTCACATCCTATCAGATGTCCCACTTTATTAACTGCTAGACCCAAAACCTTACTTTTGCTACGAACCACCAGGACGGGATGTTTTTGATGATACAAATCCTCGGCAAATAGGGCACCGAGCCCTAATAGGTAAGCTAGATCGACAAGCCATAAAACCTGCCCTCGCCAGTTACAGACGCCCATAACAGCAGGTGGCATATCAGCGATGGGAATAATATGACTCGGATCTAAATTTAACACTTCAGCCAGCCGCTCTGTGGGCAGCATAGCTTGATTTTCAGGTGTGAGGGAAAAAGTGAGGAACTGCACGATGTTTTTTAATTTTCTATCAAGCGTTTCACTGTTTGCAGGAGTTCTTCTCGGTTCAAGGGTTTTGTCAAATAAGCAGAAGCTCCCTGCTTGAAGCCCCAAGTTCGATCTATTTTTCCACTTTTGCTAGAACAAATGATTATCGGTATATGGCAAGTCTTTTCTTCACTCTTAAGCTTTCTACAAAATCCAAAACCACTTTCTCCGGGTAAAACAATGTCTAGTAAAATAGCATCAATCTTTTTTTGAGAAACTATTACTTTTGCCGCTTCAGCCGTGTTGACGGTAATAGTAGTTAATCCTTCTTCACGCAGAGAATTAGAAATGAATTGCGCTTCCGTCATGCTATCTTCCACAACCAAAATTGTTGCCATATATTTCTCTTACTTGTTTAAAATCTGGCATTATTATCGGAATCAAACCCAAAATCGAATTCGCCGATAAAACTGAAACCAATCTATTATGAGTTTTTGCTTATAGACAGGTATTTGTGAATTATTTGTAGCACTTTTTCACGCTCTGGAGGTTTACTTAAAAAATCCGAAGCTCCTGTCAATTTGGCCTGACCGCGATTGACAATGCTATCCCGACTGGTGAGTATAATAATTGGAGTGTTTTGAAACATAGGTGTTTTCCGCAAAAAGGTACAAATACTATGACCGCTAGCATCGGGCATCAGCAAGTCGAGAAAAATTAAGTCGGGTTTGTGCTTGACAATCTCGGACATTTGCCGTAAAGGTTCGGTTATTTTCAGCAGTCGGTATCCAGCTGGGATGAGGATTTTTTCTAAGGTTTGACCAATAACAGGGCTATCATCAATACAGGCAATCAAAGGCTGCTTTACTGACGCGGGTTGCAACTTCTTTACATTTGAAGAAGCTTTTGAGGTAGCAGCTGATTTCTTTGAAAGGGGCAAGGATAAATCCGGGACTTCTTTTAGTTCTACAGCATCTCGGCGAATCAAGGGAAGCAAGGAGAGAGTCACTGTTGTCACGGGACGCTTCAGCTGGTAAGCAATATCCCAAAGGGTGTTGTCACCGTTGAGTAATTTTTCTAGACTCCAATTTTTCTCCTGAGGAGGCTGTTTCCAAACGGGTGCCTGTTCGGGGAAAATGTTGGCTAAACCCGCATTTTGCCATTGTTGCCACAGTTGTTCAACTTTTTTGAGAATTTGCTCGATATCTGCTGAGGACAAAGGCAAGGATAAAAAGATTTCACTGTGAGATTGTTTGGAAGGAGACCAACGGCTGCTAGTAACTGGATGGCAAGCTAGAAAAAATAAAACTTCCTGTCCCGTGGTGCGAATGACTGCTTTGGCTTGAGTGATGCTTAGCTGCTTTTGAGTGACGCCAAGGTTTAGCCGCTGGGACTCCCAGGGTTCATCATCAAGAGAAGCTCCTTCTGGTACGAAGTCAGGGCAATGTTGCTTTAACGCTCTTTGCCAGCGTCGGCAGCGGTGGAAACCTCCCGTGGCATAGAGGAGGCCACCCTGGTAGAAGTATAGCTTCCATAACGTATCGCTGCTATGGAGAAGCCATTCGCCGGTTGCTCGTTTCTGACTCAGCAATGCTATGTTCTGCGCCAGCTTGGAAAATGTAGACATATTCACTAGCTTATTATGTAGGCGGGGGCAAATTTAACTACATTAAGAATGGTAGCTCCTTTATTATTCGTAATATAGTACTTTTTCTGGTCAAGTGTATGATAAGTTTCTCAAAGTCTATACAATATTTATACCAGTAAAATCACAGAAAGTTTAATATACTTACAGCCCTTTTCAAGTGAGTGAGGTACAGAGAAACCCGGTTTCTTGAAGAAACCGGGTTTCTGGGGTGTACTTCATGCAACTGAAAACCGCTGTATAAGCTTTTTGTGCATTTTATACTGGAAAAACACTGGTTAGTTATGGGTTGATTTACGATAAGCTCAATATTTTGGTCATATAGGACTTTAAAAATATGATGCACAGCTTTATGCCGCCGACGCGCTTTTTCCCTTATCTGAGCTGGAGAGATATCCAAGCTATGCCGGATAAGCCAAATGTAGTGTTAATTTTACCTGTGGGTGCGATCGAACAACATGGCCCCCATCTACCCCTGATTGTGGATGCGGCGATCGGCGAAGGAGTACTGGGTAAAGCCTTGTCAAAACTGGAACCCGATATCCCCGCCTACGCCCTACCGTCGCTGTACTACGGCAAATCGAACGAACACTGGCATTTCCCCGGTACAATTACCCTCAGCGCTCAAACTCTGTTGTCAACCATTACCGAAATTGCGGAAAGTCTTTACCGGGCTGGTTTTCGGAAATTAATCTTGATGAATTCCCACGGCGGTCAGCCCCAGGTGATGGAAATTGCTGCGCGGGATCTTCGTGTAAAGTATGAGGATTTGATGGTTTTCCCGTTGTTTACGTGGCGGGTGCCGCATATTACCAAGGAGTTACTCACGCCAAAGGAGTCACAGCTGGGTATTCATGCGGGTGATGCGGAAACCAGTTTGATGCTGTCGATTTTGCCAGACCAGGTGAAGATGGATGCAGCTGTGG is from Argonema galeatum A003/A1 and encodes:
- a CDS encoding creatininase family protein, which translates into the protein MHSFMPPTRFFPYLSWRDIQAMPDKPNVVLILPVGAIEQHGPHLPLIVDAAIGEGVLGKALSKLEPDIPAYALPSLYYGKSNEHWHFPGTITLSAQTLLSTITEIAESLYRAGFRKLILMNSHGGQPQVMEIAARDLRVKYEDLMVFPLFTWRVPHITKELLTPKESQLGIHAGDAETSLMLSILPDQVKMDAAVAEYPDLPKDNLLTMDGRLQFGWVTRDLSQSGVVGDATVATKEKGDRILESLSDGWVQMIKDVYAFRQPGF
- a CDS encoding response regulator, producing the protein MSTFSKLAQNIALLSQKRATGEWLLHSSDTLWKLYFYQGGLLYATGGFHRCRRWQRALKQHCPDFVPEGASLDDEPWESQRLNLGVTQKQLSITQAKAVIRTTGQEVLFFLACHPVTSSRWSPSKQSHSEIFLSLPLSSADIEQILKKVEQLWQQWQNAGLANIFPEQAPVWKQPPQEKNWSLEKLLNGDNTLWDIAYQLKRPVTTVTLSLLPLIRRDAVELKEVPDLSLPLSKKSAATSKASSNVKKLQPASVKQPLIACIDDSPVIGQTLEKILIPAGYRLLKITEPLRQMSEIVKHKPDLIFLDLLMPDASGHSICTFLRKTPMFQNTPIIILTSRDSIVNRGQAKLTGASDFLSKPPEREKVLQIIHKYLSISKNS
- a CDS encoding chemotaxis protein CheW; the encoded protein is MQFLTFSLTPENQAMLPTERLAEVLNLDPSHIIPIADMPPAVMGVCNWRGQVLWLVDLAYLLGLGALFAEDLYHQKHPVLVVRSKSKVLGLAVNKVGHLIGCDESQIQPPPTIALPQMQVLSLCLKGQIMNSDGKKLLVLDADVIVDVLGKHN
- a CDS encoding response regulator transcription factor, whose translation is MATILVVEDSMTEAQFISNSLREEGLTTITVNTAEAAKVIVSQKKIDAILLDIVLPGESGFGFCRKLKSEEKTCHIPIIICSSKSGKIDRTWGFKQGASAYLTKPLNREELLQTVKRLIEN